Proteins encoded within one genomic window of Brassica rapa cultivar Chiifu-401-42 chromosome A09, CAAS_Brap_v3.01, whole genome shotgun sequence:
- the LOC117127856 gene encoding F-box protein At2g21930-like, which translates to MSFDVRSEKFDVIRVPQGRARKFTSMTRYYGKLALIYTVYGKIGLWVLEDAEKNVWSSTFFDLPRLSGYNTKFQVFCAVDDGDDAGEFVLAPKELQESAFYVLYYDPKKKRVRKVDVEGITEHEELPLWDKDWKRRTMSIFPGQIENLMFL; encoded by the coding sequence ATGAGCTTTGATGTTCGGTCTGAGAAGTTTGATGTTATCAGAGTACCGCAAGGAAGAGCGAGAAAGTTTACGAGTATGACGAGGTACTATGGGAAGCTTGCTCTTATCTACACTGTGTACGGTAAAATCGGATTATGGGTTTTAGAGGATGCTGAGAAAAATGTATGGTCCTCTACGTTTTTCGATTTGCCGAGATTGTCTGGATATAATACAAAGTTTCAAGTGTTTTGTGCcgttgatgatggtgatgatgcaGGGGAGTTTGTTTTGGCACCAAAGGAATTGCAGGAATCGGCgttttatgttttgtattaTGATCCCAAGAAAAAGAGGGTGAGAAAGGTGGACGTTGAAGGAATTACAGAACATGAGGAGCTTCCACTTTGGGATAAAGATTGGAAGCGTAGGACAATGTCTATCTTCCCTGGTCAGATTGagaatctcatgtttctctAA
- the LOC103837941 gene encoding putative F-box protein At5g44220 → MKRKRERSKLANYRDVDQTSDAIVEATPTSPLTVSKQKNTSDETNSDPFPSDLLMEILKLFPVKTLARLTCVSKLWASTIRRQEFNKLWSSSNQQRRSSSSNTLIFAFKRDKGYGQDCFFFSSLQTKNPHEASVTAT, encoded by the coding sequence atgaaaagaaaaagagagagatcaaAGCTTGCAAACTACAGAGACGTAGACCAAACCAGCGATGCAATCGTTGAAGCAACACCAACGTCGCCACTTACTGTGTCAAAACAGAAAAATACTTCAGATGAAACAAACTCAGATCCGTTTCCTTCCGATCTCTTAATGGAGATACTCAAACTGTTCCctgtcaaaaccctagcgaggcTCACGTGCGTATCAAAGCTCTGGGCATCAACCATCCGCCGCCAAGAATTCAACAAACTTTGGTCTTCTTCAAACCAACAACGtcgtagtagtagtagtaatacTCTCATCTTCGCATTCAAACGTGACAAAGGATATGGCCAAGactgtttcttcttctcatcGCTTCAAACCAAGAATCCACACGAAGCCTCTGTAACCGCTACTTAG
- the LOC103837883 gene encoding farnesoic acid carboxyl-O-methyltransferase: MPTTFTMVGGEGPNSYQQHSTHQGALLEASKEKINEAISTKLGIDFTSGLISIADFGCSTGPNTFAAVQTVIDAVEHKYQKDIEFQVFFNDSSNNDFNTLFRTLPPARRYFATGVPGSFFGRVLPKNSFHVGVASFALHFVSKIPKGVRERHSPVWNKDIHCTGFSKEVANLYLDQYKIDVGSFLNARAQELVSGGLLLFLGHCLPNGVQMSETVNGMMIDITGFALNEIAKKGLIDQEKLDAFKLPVYLAHADELKRIIENNKCFRTEVFEKISHSKEEYQIDSDYLTVAFKVTVGGSVASYFGEDVMEKTYEIVKEKTQELLPQIANAKPGMQYLIVLRKT; this comes from the exons ATGCCGACTACATTCACGATGGTCGGAGGTGAAGGTCCTAACAGTTACCAACAACATTCTACACATCag GGAGCATTGCTTGAAGCTTCAAAGGAGAAGATCAACGAAGCCATCTCCACTAAGCTCGGCATTGATTTCACTTCAGGTCTCATTAGCATTGCAGATTTCGGTTGTTCCACTGGACCTAACACTTTCGCCGCCGTACAAACCGTAATAGATGCCGTGGAACACAAGTATCAAAAAGACATTGAGTTCCAAGTTTTCTTCAACGATTCTTCAAACAACGATTTCAACACTCTCTTCAGGACACTTCCTCCTGCTAGAAGATATTTTGCAACTGGAGTTCCAGGGTCTTTCTTTGGTCGTGTTCTTCCTAAGAACAGTTTCCATGTGGGAGTTGCTTCTTTCGCACTCCATTTCGTATCCAAGATTCCTAAGGGAGTTAGAGAGCGCCATTCTCCAGTGTGGAACAAGGACATACATTGCACTGGATTCTCGAAAGAGGTAGCAAACTTGTACCTTGATCAATACAAGATAGATGTGGGGAGTTTCTTGAACGCGAGAGCTCAAGAGCTCGTCTCCGGTGGATTGCTATTGTTTCTTGGACATTGTCTACCAAATGGGGTTCAAATGTCCGAAACGGTTAATGGAATGATGATTGATATCACTGGATTTGCTCTTAATGAAATTGCCAAGAAg GGTCTTATTGATCAAGAAAAGCTCGACGCTTTCAAACTGCCTGTCTATCTTGCACATGCGGATGAGTTGAAGCGAATAATCGAGAACAACAAATGTTTCAGGACCGAAGTATTCGAAAAAATTAGTCATTCAAAGGAAGAATATCAGATAGACTCAGACTATTTAACGGTCGCATTTAAGGTCACAGTTGGAGGATCTGTCGCTTCTTACTTTGGCGAAGATGTAATGGAGAAAACCTATGAGATTGTGAAGGAGAAGACACAAGAACTACTTCCACAGATAGCCAACGCCAAACCCGGAATGCAATACCTCATTGTGCTTCGAAAAACCTGA